The following are from one region of the Paenibacillus sp. KS-LC4 genome:
- a CDS encoding HAMP domain-containing sensor histidine kinase has product MSTSNNRRQTLLSRWTFRYVLTLFIGLLAIGLVSIFWIRQQTLHERKQNLQAFAVVASQYVSYENGKIVIPGNFYEWIDRTQRRYSLPGQFSLHVFDQSGNVVFLKKGPRDKDVAPAPAAPSLSSELSVVISNDQYTLTTPIRGENMEEAVGSVVLSYAYKELVQVNQNYRLIAALLLGSGLLGWLIIFFLSRNLRRPIQQLAEALHQMEAGNYQVIVPNQVKEKEIHDLLVSFQTMAARLGTLEELRTELLAGVTHELKTPISSIHGLIHAVRDQVVAEEEAEEFLDISLQQTRRLQHMVTDLLDFHAFASGKISVRQDSLDLGKLVGEIVYQWGLLDPVEGLELTTDIPSGAFPAAGDASRIQQIIVNLLNNSRQALQGRGRIHVALSPSSAGSYEVIVQDNGPGIPDEEQKNIFERYFRGERNKLSVGGLGLGLTYSRMLATAMGGQLNLKHSTPQGTTFQLLLPKQP; this is encoded by the coding sequence ATGTCAACCTCCAATAATCGTCGCCAAACGCTGCTCAGCCGCTGGACCTTTCGTTATGTACTCACCTTATTCATTGGATTGCTTGCCATCGGATTGGTATCCATCTTCTGGATTCGCCAGCAAACGCTGCATGAGCGGAAGCAAAATCTCCAAGCCTTCGCAGTTGTCGCCTCACAATATGTAAGCTATGAGAACGGGAAAATCGTCATTCCAGGCAATTTCTATGAATGGATCGACCGCACCCAGCGCCGTTACTCGCTGCCAGGGCAATTTTCGCTGCACGTATTTGACCAAAGCGGGAACGTTGTTTTTCTTAAAAAGGGGCCCCGAGACAAAGATGTGGCTCCGGCTCCGGCTGCGCCTTCACTTTCGAGTGAGCTTAGCGTCGTCATATCGAATGATCAGTATACGCTGACAACTCCAATAAGAGGCGAAAATATGGAGGAGGCCGTCGGATCGGTTGTCCTTTCCTATGCCTATAAGGAGCTAGTCCAGGTTAATCAGAACTACCGCCTCATTGCTGCCCTGCTCCTTGGCTCAGGCTTGCTTGGCTGGCTCATCATCTTCTTTCTATCTCGAAATTTAAGAAGGCCGATCCAGCAGCTCGCTGAGGCACTCCATCAGATGGAGGCTGGCAATTATCAGGTCATCGTTCCCAACCAAGTGAAGGAAAAGGAAATACACGATTTGCTAGTGTCCTTCCAGACGATGGCTGCACGCCTCGGCACATTGGAAGAGCTGCGTACAGAGCTGCTTGCTGGCGTGACCCATGAGCTGAAAACACCGATTTCCTCCATCCATGGCCTTATTCATGCCGTTCGTGACCAAGTAGTTGCGGAGGAGGAGGCTGAAGAATTTCTCGACATCTCCTTGCAGCAGACTCGCCGACTTCAGCATATGGTCACCGACCTGCTGGATTTCCATGCCTTTGCTTCCGGCAAAATCAGCGTCCGGCAGGACTCGCTTGATCTCGGCAAGCTAGTTGGAGAAATTGTGTATCAGTGGGGCTTGCTTGATCCTGTAGAGGGGCTCGAGCTAACAACCGATATTCCGAGCGGAGCTTTCCCAGCTGCAGGTGACGCCAGCCGCATACAGCAAATTATTGTCAATTTGCTGAACAATAGCAGACAAGCGCTGCAAGGCCGCGGCCGCATCCATGTAGCCTTGTCGCCATCATCAGCTGGCAGCTATGAAGTGATTGTGCAGGATAACGGTCCCGGTATACCGGATGAGGAGCAGAAAAATATTTTTGAGCGCTACTTTCGCGGTGAGCGCAACAAGCTTTCTGTCGGTGGCCTTGGTCTCGGCCTTACCTACAGCCGGATGCTGGCCACAGCCATGGGAGGCCAGCTGAATTTGAAGCACAGTACCCCTCAGGGAACGACATTCCAGCTATTGCTCCCTAAGCAGCCATAA
- a CDS encoding helix-turn-helix domain-containing protein, with the protein MSMAEYKGKVKNIQDTPFGYTVSVIGGKWKMVIIYILAENQPVRFNDLKRQIGTITYKTLSSHLKELEADGLVNRKEYPQVPPKVEYSLTDKAETLLPVLEQLCEWGEKNQNS; encoded by the coding sequence ATGAGTATGGCTGAATATAAAGGTAAAGTTAAAAATATTCAAGATACGCCCTTTGGTTACACCGTGTCCGTTATTGGTGGTAAATGGAAAATGGTTATTATTTATATCTTGGCAGAAAATCAGCCGGTTCGCTTTAATGATCTGAAAAGACAGATAGGAACGATCACTTATAAAACATTGAGTTCGCATCTCAAAGAATTGGAAGCGGATGGTTTGGTGAATCGGAAGGAGTACCCTCAGGTTCCCCCTAAAGTCGAATACAGTCTCACAGATAAAGCGGAAACGCTATTGCCTGTCTTAGAACAGTTATGTGAGTGGGGAGAAAAAAATCAAAATAGTTAG
- a CDS encoding IucA/IucC family C-terminal-domain containing protein translates to MERDNMSINLSPAQWKELEARFKFMPEKKDLPAGLAIIAQDLLNRENCESYLDQLANEIGAPSRRVAASMLAKRYAFLFVAPVLYAMTVYNKGLSLTLNNCRLTSPDESESKASGSKFPNLSVDGLEITEPEAGKRREWREHLLRQLFAEHLSPLFRSLSEAGKVPLAILWENAFVRIVPLYEDGLEEAEGDSSVIQRLHADFKFMTEPASAELFGERRNPLARFIKPSHAGIAGEMIASIRQTCCFYYEMSSEYCRACPKPL, encoded by the coding sequence TTGGAACGCGATAATATGTCGATTAATCTTTCACCTGCACAGTGGAAAGAGCTTGAAGCCAGATTCAAGTTTATGCCTGAAAAAAAGGATCTACCCGCTGGTCTCGCCATTATAGCTCAGGATTTGCTGAATCGAGAGAACTGCGAGTCTTATTTGGATCAATTAGCAAACGAGATAGGGGCGCCATCAAGAAGGGTGGCAGCGTCCATGCTCGCGAAGCGATATGCCTTTTTATTCGTTGCACCTGTCTTGTATGCGATGACCGTGTACAACAAGGGCTTATCGTTAACGTTAAATAACTGCCGGCTGACTTCGCCTGATGAAAGCGAAAGCAAGGCGAGCGGCTCCAAGTTTCCTAATTTAAGCGTAGATGGACTAGAGATTACCGAGCCGGAGGCGGGAAAACGGCGGGAATGGCGGGAGCATTTGCTGCGTCAGCTATTTGCGGAGCATCTTTCGCCCTTATTTCGTTCATTATCCGAGGCTGGCAAGGTTCCGCTGGCGATTTTGTGGGAAAATGCCTTTGTCCGCATTGTTCCTCTGTATGAGGATGGTCTGGAGGAGGCGGAGGGCGATTCATCCGTTATACAGCGTCTTCATGCTGATTTCAAGTTTATGACAGAGCCTGCATCAGCGGAGCTGTTTGGAGAACGCCGCAACCCGCTTGCAAGGTTTATCAAACCCAGCCACGCTGGCATTGCCGGGGAAATGATCGCTTCCATTCGGCAAACCTGCTGCTTTTATTACGAAATGTCCTCCGAATATTGCAGAGCTTGTCCGAAGCCTCTCTAG
- a CDS encoding AraC family transcriptional regulator yields MKLQEQLPLWNHAAIRVLDVRRSMLRLGDGVRGFRLPASAFLVAVAGEARVLIDGTEHIVDHCYVCHAGKGATIDINRVVEPLDYFMIFYKAVLALPSRKELLNAYRDNNPFQMQYGFAPNYALGVLAKVEQMHTYWLLDAPLEKFHVRAIFHQLVYDLLLQLHAHEGTPMAQPNYVSQTIRFMEERYAEPISLQDIASTLHCSERQLQRLFKAKLGIGPLEYLIRIRMDHAQAMLLNTHLPLKEIAESVGYGDSYYFSRAFKKHFGVSPLYYRQNRRISSSYVSGYSIGSRSNLSYNNEGDNHYQHINGGVLGMNRSKGSILAVSLMLSLILLLGACATAPGNGSGNNTGGASPTSTVSSQTNATQTAQQAYPVVIKHAKGEITLEQHPTKIAVLDTKFVDQLVTLSEQPAGSVKAAADKTDFPEYLSEKLTDVKLLGTRDEPNLEAIAAMEPDLIICTEFQEKVYDSLSKIAPTIMLDFDENWRDTLTTFGKITGKSEEASAVLDAYNEKTAKLKQELKAKLGDQTVALIRPRDEGIRIHTPSHRTGDILYNDLGLSAPQQVLDEQDTAYQISFEAFPEVGADHYFLVHDDMFKEVVEEFQQTETWKSIEAVKNNRVYEVDSNIWIAYYGPIAINMIVDRTAEIFLGTR; encoded by the coding sequence ATGAAATTGCAGGAACAATTGCCCTTATGGAATCATGCGGCAATACGGGTGCTTGATGTTCGGCGGTCTATGCTGCGATTGGGTGACGGGGTGCGAGGCTTTCGTTTGCCTGCGAGTGCCTTTTTGGTAGCTGTTGCTGGAGAGGCGAGAGTTCTCATTGATGGTACCGAGCATATCGTTGACCATTGTTATGTATGCCACGCTGGAAAAGGAGCAACGATTGACATAAATCGAGTTGTTGAGCCGCTTGATTATTTCATGATTTTTTATAAAGCCGTTCTCGCTTTGCCTAGCCGCAAGGAGCTGCTAAATGCGTACAGGGACAACAATCCCTTCCAAATGCAATATGGCTTCGCTCCTAATTATGCCCTTGGTGTCCTTGCGAAAGTTGAGCAAATGCACACCTATTGGCTGCTGGATGCTCCATTGGAGAAATTCCATGTGAGAGCTATTTTTCACCAGTTGGTGTACGACCTTCTGCTGCAGCTCCATGCGCATGAGGGAACGCCAATGGCTCAGCCAAACTACGTCAGCCAGACAATTCGGTTTATGGAGGAGCGCTATGCCGAGCCGATCAGCCTACAGGATATAGCAAGTACCCTTCATTGCAGCGAAAGGCAGCTGCAGCGATTATTTAAGGCGAAGCTGGGCATTGGACCGCTGGAATATTTAATCCGAATTCGTATGGATCATGCGCAAGCGATGTTATTAAATACGCATTTACCGCTAAAGGAAATCGCGGAATCGGTAGGTTATGGGGATAGTTATTATTTTAGCCGAGCTTTTAAGAAGCATTTTGGCGTTTCTCCGCTTTATTATAGGCAAAACCGTCGTATAAGTTCATCCTATGTGTCGGGATATTCCATTGGCTCTCGTTCTAATCTCTCCTATAATAATGAAGGTGATAATCATTATCAACACATTAACGGGGGAGTTTTAGGAATGAATAGGAGTAAGGGGTCTATTTTAGCGGTAAGTTTAATGTTGAGCTTAATCTTGTTGCTCGGTGCATGTGCAACTGCGCCCGGCAATGGTTCGGGGAACAATACAGGAGGAGCCAGCCCAACGAGCACCGTCTCCTCTCAAACAAATGCAACGCAAACGGCACAACAAGCTTATCCGGTCGTTATTAAACATGCAAAGGGAGAAATAACGCTGGAGCAGCATCCTACGAAAATTGCAGTGCTTGATACTAAATTTGTAGACCAATTGGTAACGCTAAGCGAGCAGCCAGCGGGCAGTGTGAAAGCGGCGGCAGATAAAACCGATTTCCCGGAGTATTTGTCCGAGAAGCTGACGGATGTTAAATTGCTCGGTACGAGGGATGAGCCGAATTTGGAAGCTATTGCTGCCATGGAGCCCGATTTAATCATTTGTACAGAGTTTCAGGAAAAGGTCTATGATAGCTTGTCTAAAATTGCGCCTACCATCATGCTCGATTTTGATGAAAATTGGCGCGATACCTTAACGACCTTCGGCAAAATTACAGGGAAATCGGAAGAAGCGAGTGCTGTTCTGGACGCATATAACGAGAAAACAGCTAAGCTGAAGCAAGAGCTTAAGGCTAAGCTTGGAGACCAAACCGTTGCGCTGATTCGCCCACGTGATGAAGGCATTCGCATTCATACGCCAAGCCACCGCACAGGAGACATTTTATATAATGATTTAGGCTTGTCGGCTCCACAGCAGGTGCTGGATGAGCAGGATACCGCTTATCAAATTTCGTTTGAGGCATTTCCTGAAGTAGGGGCAGACCATTATTTCCTCGTGCATGACGACATGTTCAAGGAGGTCGTTGAGGAGTTTCAGCAGACTGAGACGTGGAAAAGTATTGAAGCCGTGAAAAACAATCGAGTATATGAAGTAGATTCAAACATCTGGATTGCTTATTATGGGCCGATCGCGATTAATATGATTGTGGATAGAACGGCAGAAATTTTCCTTGGAACGCGATAA
- a CDS encoding DoxX family protein has product MAPLIALISSFLLFRIIGLLGLSYFDNWHTALQGAVAIMFLLTASAHWGKRRVDLIRMVPPAFPKKEWIVTVTGCLEIAGAIAICLPPFSLAAAIGLTLMLVAMFPANIYAAHEKLTIGGRPVPNLPFRALLQLIFIAAILLTSPLFGQ; this is encoded by the coding sequence ATGGCACCATTAATAGCCCTTATCTCATCTTTTTTGTTATTTAGGATCATCGGTTTGCTTGGTTTATCCTATTTCGATAATTGGCATACAGCCTTACAGGGTGCAGTAGCCATTATGTTTCTGCTGACCGCCTCTGCACATTGGGGGAAACGGAGAGTGGATCTCATACGTATGGTTCCGCCTGCTTTTCCAAAAAAAGAATGGATCGTGACGGTGACCGGATGTCTGGAAATTGCCGGAGCAATCGCTATATGCCTGCCACCCTTTTCACTAGCTGCTGCTATTGGCTTGACATTGATGCTCGTCGCCATGTTTCCGGCAAATATTTATGCGGCACACGAAAAATTGACGATCGGCGGCAGGCCTGTACCAAATCTGCCTTTCCGCGCCTTGCTGCAGCTTATCTTTATTGCAGCGATTCTGCTAACCTCTCCGTTATTCGGACAGTGA
- a CDS encoding TetR/AcrR family transcriptional regulator — MKNEERRKQTIGQLLHATKELLRDKSCHAITLKDIMEQSQLSKGAIFHYVSSRDEIFAWVLQDRLESINEHFIAEVAKTTGQSFEGPMHIISRNLAGLEDSDEVTNKVLLYLLGREDEPAIAEVLQHFYERSVFLSKQWIVAGQEHGVIEEAVNPDITAELFVLLSLGLRVRASFPISSVSLAVKEISDFMTGILKKR, encoded by the coding sequence ATGAAGAATGAAGAACGCCGGAAACAAACCATTGGGCAATTGCTGCATGCAACCAAGGAACTGCTGCGGGACAAAAGCTGTCATGCAATTACTTTGAAGGATATTATGGAGCAATCGCAATTATCCAAGGGTGCTATTTTTCATTACGTGAGCAGCAGGGATGAGATTTTTGCCTGGGTGTTGCAGGATCGACTCGAAAGCATCAATGAACATTTTATCGCCGAGGTTGCCAAAACAACGGGCCAATCGTTTGAAGGACCCATGCACATTATTTCCAGAAATCTTGCGGGGTTGGAAGACAGTGATGAAGTGACGAACAAAGTACTTTTGTATTTGCTGGGCAGGGAGGATGAGCCCGCTATTGCGGAAGTGCTCCAGCATTTTTATGAGCGATCGGTGTTTTTATCTAAGCAATGGATTGTAGCGGGTCAAGAGCATGGGGTGATTGAAGAGGCAGTGAATCCAGATATAACGGCTGAATTGTTCGTTCTGCTGTCGTTAGGACTGCGTGTCCGGGCGTCCTTCCCCATATCGTCAGTCTCGCTTGCTGTGAAAGAGATATCAGACTTCATGACAGGCATTCTCAAGAAACGGTAA
- a CDS encoding NAD(P)H-dependent oxidoreductase, translated as MKTLIIVTHPSLETSVINKRWTEELAKYPEKYTIHELHKAYPDGNIDVEKEQQLVEAHGKLIFQFPIYWFNCPPLLKKWLDEVLAYGWAYGSNGGDKLKNRKVALAVSAGATEKNYREEGRYRYTLQQLLAPFETTFHYCDADYRSYFAFYGTEAEPGENEPGAAVSTSASKLEASALAYLNFVDSL; from the coding sequence ATGAAAACACTCATTATTGTCACACATCCCAGCTTAGAAACCTCGGTCATCAATAAGCGCTGGACAGAAGAGCTTGCGAAATATCCAGAAAAGTATACGATACACGAATTGCATAAAGCTTACCCTGATGGAAACATCGACGTGGAGAAGGAGCAGCAATTGGTTGAAGCGCATGGCAAGCTGATTTTTCAGTTTCCTATTTACTGGTTTAATTGTCCGCCTCTCCTTAAAAAATGGTTAGATGAGGTTTTAGCCTATGGATGGGCTTACGGCTCCAACGGTGGGGACAAATTGAAAAATCGCAAAGTGGCGTTAGCTGTATCCGCAGGAGCAACAGAAAAGAATTATCGGGAAGAGGGAAGGTACCGCTATACGCTTCAGCAATTGTTAGCCCCCTTCGAAACGACCTTCCACTATTGCGACGCCGATTATCGCTCCTATTTTGCTTTTTATGGTACAGAAGCGGAGCCGGGTGAAAATGAACCGGGTGCAGCCGTCTCAACGTCTGCAAGCAAGCTAGAAGCAAGCGCATTAGCTTATTTGAATTTTGTTGACAGCCTGTAA
- a CDS encoding AraC family transcriptional regulator yields MGDFQYENKDGTLLVSHRKALSHNMPASHFHSTYEIFYLMSGKREFFIKDRTMVINEGDVIIISPNILHRTTNTETPQHERLIINIHESNMASANGSYIDTLQPLFEQEYIIIKCSLQDRLSIEELSKRIIEEIQDKKAGFEMYAQTLVLQLLLVCCRHIRQNSSEPLESPSPMHERISEVVQYINSHYMQELSLHPLAERFYVSPYYLSRFFKEATGFTFVEYLNSVRIKEAKKLLEQSSMKVNLIARKVGFGSVTHFGRVFKSTTGHKPLFYRKGK; encoded by the coding sequence ATGGGAGATTTTCAATATGAAAATAAGGACGGGACTTTACTGGTTTCCCACCGGAAGGCGCTAAGCCACAATATGCCAGCCAGCCATTTTCACAGCACGTATGAAATCTTCTATTTAATGTCGGGTAAACGGGAGTTTTTTATTAAAGACAGAACCATGGTGATCAATGAAGGGGATGTCATTATTATCTCTCCCAATATTTTGCACCGGACAACTAACACGGAAACGCCGCAGCATGAGCGGCTCATTATTAATATTCATGAGAGCAATATGGCTTCGGCTAATGGCTCCTATATAGACACGCTGCAGCCGCTGTTTGAACAGGAGTACATTATTATTAAATGCTCCTTGCAGGACAGGCTATCCATCGAGGAGTTATCCAAGCGGATCATCGAGGAGATACAGGACAAAAAAGCAGGCTTTGAGATGTATGCGCAAACTTTGGTTTTACAGCTGCTGCTCGTTTGCTGCCGGCATATTAGACAAAACAGCAGCGAGCCTCTGGAATCGCCAAGTCCGATGCATGAAAGAATTTCGGAGGTTGTCCAATACATTAACAGCCATTATATGCAGGAGCTGTCGCTTCATCCGCTGGCAGAGCGATTTTATGTCAGCCCCTATTATTTAAGCCGTTTTTTTAAAGAGGCAACAGGCTTTACGTTCGTGGAGTATTTGAACAGCGTCAGGATCAAGGAGGCGAAAAAGCTTCTGGAGCAATCGTCGATGAAGGTCAATCTCATTGCGAGGAAGGTAGGCTTCGGTAGCGTGACACACTTTGGCAGGGTATTCAAGTCAACAACGGGCCATAAACCATTATTTTATAGAAAGGGGAAGTGA